The following is a genomic window from Kogia breviceps isolate mKogBre1 chromosome 4, mKogBre1 haplotype 1, whole genome shotgun sequence.
GAGGCTTTTTCCTGTTCTCAAAGAGCCTACTTTCTGGCCCTAGCGGGAGATACagggaataaaaatgcaaataagttTCAGGTTCTGATAAatgccagaaagaaaagatgtaGGATAATGAAGTCATTCTCACTGCACCCTGTACTTTTCCTTCATGGTTACCTGTGACACTTGTAATTTTGTGTATTTGATTACTGTCATTGTCTCCCCATAGTATAGTGCCTGAAAAAGAGTAGACAGTAAATAGTCGCTGAATGAATGAAGCTGGGATCTACCCTAAGTGAGCTGGCTTACACGATTCGCTTCCCCTGGAATTCACTTTCCCCATGGTGTCCCTTTGCGCTAGTGTAAGTGATGTATCAGCATCTGTACGGAAGGGAATTTACCTTCTGCACATGAGGGGGAGTCATAGTTCTTTTACCGACTACCTACTAAGTAGCAGGGATACCTTCGTCATcgtttagaaatgcaaaatccgGCGGGAGGGGGTTCTTACCCTTTCTCGCCTTTGTTGATAAATTTCTGAACTTCCTTCACCCCGCGCCGAATCTGCTTCTGCTTCACGGCTGCAACGACAGAAGAATCAGTCGAGGGGACCTCCGCCCGCCACCCGGCGTCCACCcgcaccttttttttttgcgacGCCACGCGGCCTGCGGAACTTCCCCACctaggggtcgaacccatgtcccctccactggaagcgcagagtcttatccattggaccaccaggaaagttccGCTGCACCTTTCTTGATGCATTTGTAGAGCTTCCGCGTGAGGCGGCGAGAAGCCAGAGGCTGCGCGATGGGGTTCAGATTCACCAGCAGCTCATGGTAAGTGCGCTCTCCGCAGCACGCGTCCGCCTGAGCCTCCGGCCCGTCTGGATCTGCCTTTATTTTGGTCATGGCAGCGACCGCGGCAACCGAGTGCCCAAGGTGCTAATCCACGCGGCCGGCGCTTCAGGAATCACTTCCGGGTCATGCCGCTCTGCGGGAAGCGGGCAGTACATCATAACCAATTAGGAACTCAGGTCTCCGACTCTGACCAATCCTTGACGCTCAGCTCCTTAAATATAGAGCACGGAGGGGCGGGGTCCCGGCCGTAGGGGCGGGGCCAATCCCATAACTGAggcgaggcggggcggggcggagcgGGTTAGGGCCGGAGTCCGAGAGTTCCGGAGGCGAGGGGCGGAGCTCTGAGGGATTCGGGGCCTGGAGGACGTGTGGAGGCACTAGGACCCGGGCTTGGGCTCTTCTGAGAGTTCGGCGTCACAGAATAGGCGgcgggaggaagaggaggaggaggctgtaCCTGTAGGGTCGTGACCACATCTAAAGCGCGGGGTCTGCGACCGGACTGGAAGAATGGGAAGTCTGCTTGGTGTGATTCCAAACCTCCTCAGAATCTGATCCCTTAGTTAGGCAGTGCCTAGCCCGGTAAGGTCCCGGGTCCTGAACTGGTCCTGGCTGGTGTACCCTAGGTGCCACGGTTAAGGTAAAGCCTGACACTGCTAACGATTCCTTCGTTCCAGCACGATTTTTCACacttctgctttctctttcctgttaAGGGATGGACCCACTCACTCACTGATTGCCTCGGTCTAGACCGCTGTTCCCCAGAGAGCCGGTGGCTCGCTCCCACCCTTCCCGCAGGAATCTGCTCAGATGTTTACCACGGGAGAGGTTCTCCTGACCAAAGTATCTAAAATTGCAGTTCCCGCCGACCTCCCAACGGCATCCCCTAACCCTCTGTTTTCCTTGTAGTTCCTACCGCCGCCTGGCATCACGCCCACGCAAGGCATGGCGGAGACAGCTGGTGGGAGCTGAGGGAAGACAGCGTGAACACTGGGGTTGAGACTTCGGTGTGTGGTGGGGGAGAGCTCTGAGTAGGCTCCCGGTTTGCAGTTAACTCTAGAGGATTAATGGACTGTAATGCTGGGGAGGCGAGCAGGCCTAGACTGGGGTGGATCTTGtacctctgacttacttcatgtaCCCTGTCTTGGAACACTGGATGAATATTAATTAGATCATTGTTACAAATTAGTTGCCTTTGATTATAGGATTGACAAAGGCAACTAATTTGTCAATTAGGCCTGTCATTTTTGTGGTGGCCAAACAGGCCAGAAAGTGGAACTTTAGAAGTCTGCACGTGGCCTTGCCAGCACAAGGCAGTTAAGCCAGCTGAAAACTGACCTTGTTAACCCTGTAACCAAGTGCAGTCATTACATAAAAAACAAGtagcttttaaaaacttagtattttaataagaaaaagtaGGATGCAATCCATATAACCTTAGACCCCAAATAATttcacaaatagaaaaatatatcagtTGAACAATGAGAATAGTTATATaagcaacaaaaaataatttgaaaataagcaAAGTTTGTATGCACAATGTAACCAAAAATTGACCTTTTAAATGTTTGCACTTTGGAATTTCTTGAGAAAAGATAGTCCCTCCTGAGCTTTAGGACTGGTGGCTACTGTCAGCTTTGCCTTACTGTCCACCACTTTGCTGCACCATTTCTCACCCCAAAccctcccccaccttctccctccccctagGTCCTGCAGTAGAAATTCTGGCCCTCCCTGGGGAGCCCTCCCCAAGTGGCACATGAGGCTGTGAGAGCAGAGCTCCTCTGAGCACACAGCTGGCAGGGCTCTGCagggtggttttcttttcttttccaatcttagtattttttttttgttttattagagtataattgctttacaatgttgtgttagtttctgctgtacaatgtatacatatatcccctccctcttggacctccctcccacccccccatcccacccatctaggttgtcacagggcactgagctgagctccctgtgctatacagcaggttcccactagctatctgttttacacacggtagtgtatatatgtcaatcctaatctcccagttcatcccaccctccccttccccgactgggtccacatgtccattctctatgcctgtgtctctattcctgccctggaaataggttcatctgtaccatttttctagattccacatatatgcgttaatatgcgatatttgtttttctctttatgacttacttccctctgtgtgacagactctaggtacatccacatctctacaaatgacccaatttcgttcctttttatggctgagtaatattccatttatatatttaccacatctttatccattcatctgttgttggatatttagattgttccatgtcctggctactgtaaatagtgctgcaatgaactttggggtacatgtgtcattttgaattatggtttccttagGGTGTAtgtctagtagtgggattgctgggtcatatggtagtttatttttagttttttaaggaacctccatactgttctccacagtggctgtatcaatttacattcctaccaacagtgtaagagtgtgCAGGGTGGTTTTCTATTCCTCCTTTAGCCTTGTTGGTTGGGTGACAATGTGTCAGGGttgcaaaggggaaaggtgctCCCAGATGTGTGCACTGGGCATGATGAACTTCGCAGAGAATTATCATCCCCAATTCAAGCAAATGTGCTTGACTGACCTCACCAAGGTCTCAGTTATGAAGACCTCTCAGTTCTCaaatggaaggaggaaggaattaaCATTTATATGCCAAGCACATTACATGTGATATCTCATCCAGTGCTCACAAAGAATACCTTTATTATTCACAATTTCCTGAGGCTCATAAAGGTAATAGCTTCATGC
Proteins encoded in this region:
- the NHP2 gene encoding H/ACA ribonucleoprotein complex subunit 2, with translation MTKIKADPDGPEAQADACCGERTYHELLVNLNPIAQPLASRRLTRKLYKCIKKAVKQKQIRRGVKEVQKFINKGEKGIMVLAGDTLPIEVYCHLPVMCEDRNLPYVYIPSKTDLGAAAGSKRPTCVIMVKPHEEYQEAYDECLEEVQALPPPM